A stretch of DNA from Sylvia atricapilla isolate bSylAtr1 chromosome 3, bSylAtr1.pri, whole genome shotgun sequence:
GGTAAATTGTCTGTCAAGACTTCTGGATATTTTATCTTTAGTCCTGATAAATCACCACTAAGAGCACTAGGTTTACTGTCTGTATTACTGATGGAAGCTTTATTATCTatttagagtaaaaaaggacttctggaaaataattttttaggcTACTTTGTGAATCTCAGAACTGTTACTATGTCACAACTGGAGCTAGAGTAGTAGCTTTTCTTATAGTCAGGAGTGTTCTAATTATCAAGAAGTACTTGCATATTAACAAAAAGCTATTTATATTTGTAGAGACAACCTTTGCTTGCCTCAacaattctgtttttttcttttttttcctccagggcACAATATAGAACTATGATAGCAACCGGAGGAGTCATTACAGGACTGGCTGCCTTAAAAAGGCAAGACTCTGCCAGATCTCAGCAACATGTAAATCTTGCTGGAGTACCAGTTCCTGAGGAGAAGAAACCAGTTAGACGCCGGCCCAGGACAGACGTAGTAATTGTCAGGGGCAAAATCCGTCTCTATTCTCCGTCAGGATTCTTTCTTGTTTTGGGAGTGCTTATCGCATTCTTTGGAATTGCAATGGCCATCCTTGGATACTGGCCCCAGAAGGAACAGCTGTTAGGAGCTGAAGATAATCCATCTGTAAATGAGACCCAGACCCCAAAAAGCCAAGGAAGCATTTTACTTCGCTTCTTTGAACAGCACATGCACTCGGATAAGATGAAAATGCTGGGCCCTTTCACTATGGGCATTGgaatcttcatttttatttgtgcaaATGCCATTCTGCATGAAAACCgtgacaaagaaacaaaaataatacacaTGAGAGACATATACTCCACTGTAATAGACATCCACACCCTGAGGATCAGGgaacaaaagcagctgagtgCTGCCTTCACTGGCTTGTTGGGGGAAGGAGAGCTCAGGCACAGCGGGAGCTCCTGTGCATCACGGCTGGCTGCAAACACGGTTGCGCCTTTCTCTGGCTTCAAGAGTAATCTTAAAATGGATAGTTCTGCTGAAGAAGATGAGGTTACCCTCAATGAAGATAGGACCACTAGTAGcctcctgccacctctgctgGCTGAGCAGCCTGGTTCGGTCTTTGGACTTTACCCTCACTCCAGCAAGGTTTCAGATGACAAAAACAGTAACTCTATAAAGTGTGAAACAAAATCCATTGTATCTTCTTCCATTAGTGCTTTCACACTGCCAGTAATTAAACTGAATAACTGTGTTATTGATGAACCCAGTATAGACAACATAACTGAGGACTCAGAGATCACCAGGAGTCAGTCTAGAAACCTGTCAATGGATTCTCTGGCCATTCCACTACCTGATACCAATGAATCCTACAGACCAGCTGCTTCCATGCTTCCACGACACAATTCATTTGTGGACACTCCATCTGATCCGTTCAAATCTTCTATGACTCTTGGACCAAGCACAGGAAAGCTTTTatctcctggtgctgccaggaAGCAGTTTGGTTCCAACACATCTTTGCATCTTTTGACTTCCCATTCTAAGTCCCTGGATTTGGACAGGGGTCCATCTACGCTCACTGTCCAAGCTGAACAAAGGAAACACCCCAGCTGGCCCAGACTGGATCGGAGCAACAGTAAAGGCTATATGAAACTAGAAAACAAGGAGGACCCAATGGATAGGTTACTTGTGCCACAAGCAGCAGTCAAGAAAGACTTTACTAATAAGGAAAAGCTTCTTATGATATCAAGATCTCATAATAATTTGAGTTTTGAACACGATGAGTTTTTGAGTAACAACCTGAAGCGAGGAACTTCTGAAACAAGATTTTAATGTTAAATTGCAATTTAGACGGTGtcatacagtattttttaaaaaagcattttgacaAGTGTTTCCTTTTCAGTGAGACTGTACAAACCTGTTCTTAACCAAATGCTTAATAGCCCATTAAAATTGGCTTGTGCAAACAGACGTCTTTGCCTTGTAATACCAAGAGTTTCTTGTCTTGGTAACACTCGGCTGCAATACTGTACATTATCATTGCTAGGACAGTTTTGTTATGACTGATTCCAATTATTCCCAAGTCACTATCTCTTTTGTTCTATATAAGCATGTTACTTTTCACCCGTTTGGCTCCAGGAGACTGCATTAGGAAAAAAGCTCAGTAAGTTCTCTTGATTTAAAGACTGCAAGAGACTGAAAGCTGTGGTCTTGTGgtcaaaaatgggaaatgaGCAGGAGCACATACTGGAATTGTCAAATCCAGGCCTTTATTCCTAGGTGTTGTCTTTCACATGCAGTACATCTCAGTAACTGAAGCCTTGCCATTGTCATTGTGAGAAACTTGTTTACATCCTGGGGTGGGTGGATAGAAAAGAGTGGATatattaaaaccattttttgtAAATTCACTGTAATTGATCAAGCTGAATACCAGTGTTGTGAATTATTAACTATGCTTTGTACAATAATCTTTCTACATCCACTGTAATTCAATCCAGAATGTAATTCTGGAAAAGCATATATAAAGtaagaaatctgaatttttttctgggattaAGTCTCTAAACCACTTTGATTGGCAGCTGTTTTAGAATCAAAATAGattcaattaaaattttagaaagatGATGAATGCCAACAGGATTTTAGAAACGTGGTTTATAATAAGATGATATTGTAACTTGCATCTGAAGACAATAATGGAGACTGAATATATTGCCTCTCATTACAGTAACAAGATGCTAAATAACTAGATCTCTATGTTCAGAATACTGATACAAAGCATGCAATTCAATACGTATACTAACATAGTATGAAAGACCTTTGCctaaattttgatttatataTTCCACATAATTATTGGTGTGATAGTTTGCCGAAGAGTTAGCTGTGTCAATTTGCATTACAAGATTTTGCAAAAGGAATTGAcatttaaaacaatgtttttctcAGCAAAGCAAGCTTCACAGTTGACAGTTGTAGGCTATTGctaaagaaaaggagaattgGAATGTGCATATCAggttttcatgtatttcattgctgtttAGGCCATGATCCTGCCATTACAGCCATGCTAGAGAATGTCCCTTCAAAGCTGCAAGGCTCACCCAACAGGATGTTGGTCTTAATTGGTTGGATTGGATATATTCACTTACCCTAAATActcaggaattatttttaatggcttttcCCAAAAATAATCAAGCTTGTTAAAATGTTGTAATTTCTCAATTACAGATTGAGAAATTAGATTATGAAAGATTGaggataaaaaaaccctctcttttgatgtggtttgtttttttttttaatattcagctCCGTATTTCAACTGCGCAATGTTTATGTATCAGGAGCATTACTTGCTCAGTGAGTTGAGGCATAGTGTTAACTGTTAGAACCTCAAGCCTATATATTGTAACAGAGTTGGCTAAATATTTTGCTATGAAGCTTTTAATAACTCACTGGTTTGTGTTCTTAAGACATTTGCtattttttgcaataaaatgtCTCTCTACACATATCCATTGTAAGacctgttttttcctctgtggtcTCCAATCTTACATATCAAAGTATAATTGTGCATCATAACACTGTACAAAACATTGTGCTTAAATTATTAGCATGCCACAAGATATTTCTTCATGACTAATTGATTTCTATGACATGTCTACACATGGAAAGGCTGAATGCTTTTTTTACCCATGAAATGTGAAATGTATTCAAAGTGAGTTTGCTACAAGAAGCTTTATATAAAAAGAATGTCCTGCTCTTTTTAGTTTGGCAGTAGGTATtattataaaaatggaaaacactATTAAAGACATGAGTGATGTAAGCTTTTTATTGCCTTAATTGCTACATTAAATCACAGCTTAAAAGGTGTTTCACATACTATCGTATATGGGAATGGTAGTTCCTTCGTAGGTATAGCAGGGGATGAGCTTTTAATTTCAACACAGATAATAGGTACTGAAAAATGTACTCACTTGGGAAAATTTTACCAAGGTAAAGCTATCAAAATAGCACCATATAAAGAAACTTCATGGTTGACAGACCTACTACAAAAATATTCCCATATTAACTTAAAATTAAGTGTTTCATTCAGGTAATCACAGGACTATTGAGGTTGAAAGGGACCTACAGAGGTCATCTTGTCCACCCCCATCCTGCTCAAACAGGGCTGTCTCACAGTGTAGAGCTGGTTGCCCAGAACTGTGTCAAGATGGTTTTTCATAACCCCAGAGAGAGAGACCTCACAGCTTCAGTTTTTGACCTGTGCCAGTTCTTGGCCACCCTCACAGTAGAAGAGGTTATCTAATGGTCACAGGCACCCTCCTGTGTTTCACTTTGTGCCCACTGTCCCTTGTCCTGACTCTTTCCAGAGCCTAGCACCttctgttttgttcttcctttaGGTATTTATACACAATACACTGAGTCCTCTCTagctaaacagccccagctgttTCAGCCATTTCTCATAGATCCTTTCATCGTCTTTGTGGCCCTTCTCACAACCGGCTCCAGTATGTCTATGTCTTTGTTGTTCTGAGAAGACCAGAACTGGACCCAGCACTTCAGATTGTGGCCTCACCAGTACTGTGTAGAGGGAAGGACCTTCAGGGTGCATGTAGGACTTCACAGTTTCATATTCCTTAGGTAGTTCCAGCTCGAGCTCGGGTTGAGAAAACTTGTTTGCGAGGCCTGAACATAGTCAGAAGTCAGAAACTGTAGTAGGGCAAAGATGTCTCTGGATCCTTTGCAATACACCGGGTTATACAGGAACCTTACAGTGCCCAAAATGGGAGCCATGTGCTGTTGGCAAGTAAGGAACTGATAAAGACAAAAGTATGTCTTAAACGGTATCTTTAGGCTATAAATATCATATTCAGTTTCTGATAGAGTTCGCAGAcctttatttaatttgattCCCATTATTGATGTGCAGCCCCACAATGAGTGTCTCAGATACATTGCAGTGTGAAAAAGAAGCCAAAGTCGGGATAGTTTTGTCATCAGAGGAAACAATTGTGGAGCTATACCACAAACTTTTTTCCTAGAATAAGAAGCTAAACCTTGTATCTATTCAGAGGATGTGTTTTGGTTCTGCATCCTTTATATGTTGTGactcaaaaaacaaaattgtttaGGTGATACAACAATgagttttctccttcctttgccTAAGACtattaaaaaatgtactttCCACTTCTTAGGTAAGCTTCTTAATTACTGCCTATGGATCAGACTGATGGTTAGGTGTGTCCTTCCTgagcaaagcagattttttgAGCAAgtttcataatgaaaaaaaagcactcTACAGTGATAGGGTTACAATGCTGGGTTACAGTCTCTTCTGGAATTGCTTCTGTATTTTACTGGGTGAAATCCTTGAAACAGGGCCTGGGTTCTTGACAGGTTGATGCTCTAACTACTCCCTGGTGATTCCAATTTACT
This window harbors:
- the TMEM200A gene encoding transmembrane protein 200A, encoding MIATGGVITGLAALKRQDSARSQQHVNLAGVPVPEEKKPVRRRPRTDVVIVRGKIRLYSPSGFFLVLGVLIAFFGIAMAILGYWPQKEQLLGAEDNPSVNETQTPKSQGSILLRFFEQHMHSDKMKMLGPFTMGIGIFIFICANAILHENRDKETKIIHMRDIYSTVIDIHTLRIREQKQLSAAFTGLLGEGELRHSGSSCASRLAANTVAPFSGFKSNLKMDSSAEEDEVTLNEDRTTSSLLPPLLAEQPGSVFGLYPHSSKVSDDKNSNSIKCETKSIVSSSISAFTLPVIKLNNCVIDEPSIDNITEDSEITRSQSRNLSMDSLAIPLPDTNESYRPAASMLPRHNSFVDTPSDPFKSSMTLGPSTGKLLSPGAARKQFGSNTSLHLLTSHSKSLDLDRGPSTLTVQAEQRKHPSWPRLDRSNSKGYMKLENKEDPMDRLLVPQAAVKKDFTNKEKLLMISRSHNNLSFEHDEFLSNNLKRGTSETRF